In Vibrio neptunius, the following are encoded in one genomic region:
- a CDS encoding DUF481 domain-containing protein — protein sequence MKRKLTAFCITAAVAQPHVVAAEEPVKALNSQTVYIDASDDWIKLKSGEVLKGELTGTVKKESNSYDQEIEFDSDDLGDQEIELEDVSVLETASYFTIRTAEGDIHDGYLSIRDNKLYLKKGDQEQSFPVAQVVSIYRGAEKDSDYWTADLFLGLDISKGNTDEFSMLGEVEAERNTVESRTKLNARHEVSESNKEKTAQKSQFDGSYDIYINNRLFFRPIKFSALSDEFQNLAYQVNASMQVGYFFVANTDAEWDVSIGPGMQYSEFSTVAAGEEDSASSTILTLESNFEYELTKDIDFNYTYNLDWASNDAGGMRHKNDLGFDIDVVGDLEFSIKASWEHVSQTKADSDGVVPENDDYKINFGLSYEI from the coding sequence ATGAAACGTAAACTAACGGCTTTTTGTATAACCGCCGCAGTTGCCCAGCCTCATGTTGTTGCAGCGGAAGAGCCGGTCAAAGCGCTTAATAGTCAGACGGTTTATATCGACGCAAGCGATGACTGGATAAAGCTGAAATCTGGCGAGGTACTGAAAGGTGAGTTGACAGGGACAGTAAAGAAGGAATCAAACTCTTACGATCAAGAAATCGAGTTCGACAGTGATGATCTTGGCGATCAGGAAATTGAACTTGAAGATGTATCTGTGCTTGAAACGGCAAGTTATTTCACTATTCGTACAGCTGAAGGTGATATTCATGATGGTTATTTGTCTATTAGAGACAACAAACTCTATCTAAAAAAAGGCGATCAGGAGCAGTCTTTCCCCGTAGCTCAAGTGGTTTCCATTTATCGAGGGGCTGAAAAGGACTCTGACTATTGGACCGCTGACTTGTTCCTAGGCCTAGATATTAGCAAAGGTAACACTGATGAGTTTTCAATGCTGGGTGAAGTCGAGGCTGAGCGAAATACGGTCGAGTCGAGAACCAAGCTTAATGCACGTCATGAGGTGTCTGAATCCAACAAAGAAAAAACGGCTCAGAAGAGCCAGTTTGACGGCTCTTACGATATTTATATCAACAATCGACTTTTCTTCAGACCAATCAAGTTTTCAGCACTGAGTGACGAATTTCAAAACTTGGCATATCAAGTCAATGCTTCAATGCAAGTGGGCTATTTTTTCGTTGCTAATACAGATGCAGAATGGGACGTATCGATTGGCCCAGGTATGCAATACAGTGAGTTCTCGACCGTAGCAGCTGGAGAGGAAGACAGTGCCAGCAGTACGATTTTAACCTTGGAATCGAACTTTGAGTATGAATTGACTAAGGACATCGATTTCAACTATACCTATAACCTTGACTGGGCAAGTAATGATGCGGGTGGCATGCGCCATAAAAATGATCTTGGGTTTGATATTGACGTGGTCGGTGACCTAGAGTTCAGTATCAAAGCCAGCTGGGAACACGTATCTCAAACCAAGGCAGATTCAGACGGTGTCGTACCAGAAAACGATGACTATAAAATCAATTTTGGTCTGAGTTATGAAATCTAA